One window from the genome of Oceanivirga salmonicida encodes:
- the pfkA gene encoding 6-phosphofructokinase yields the protein MKKIAILTSGGDSQGMNTAIRTVAKAAMSKGWEVYGVKRGYKGLVDNDMKLLTPLDIAGLTNKGGTKLLSARLPEFKNPEVRAIAAENLRKRGIDSLVVIGGDGSYHGAHYLYEEQGIKTVGIPGTIDNDIAGTDYTIGYDTALNIVIDFISKIQDTAKSHERTVLVEVMGRNCGDIALYGGIAAAANGILIPEVEWKIEDLENIIKERRKKGKNYDVIVVSEGVGNTEDIAKELSKRMPELDVKTVVLGHVQRGGSPTASDRLIATKLGIAAVDILEKDEVAGVMVGLQKTDIVINKLSYAWENYSKKNQEYYDIAMMLSI from the coding sequence ATGAAAAAGATTGCAATTTTAACAAGTGGTGGAGATTCACAAGGAATGAATACCGCTATTAGAACAGTAGCAAAAGCAGCAATGAGTAAAGGTTGGGAAGTTTATGGAGTAAAAAGAGGATATAAAGGTTTAGTCGATAATGACATGAAACTTTTAACACCCTTAGATATAGCAGGTTTAACTAATAAAGGTGGAACAAAACTATTATCAGCAAGATTACCAGAATTCAAAAATCCTGAAGTTAGAGCAATAGCTGCTGAAAATTTAAGAAAAAGAGGAATAGATTCTCTTGTAGTTATAGGTGGAGATGGTTCATACCATGGTGCACATTATTTATACGAGGAACAAGGAATTAAAACTGTTGGTATTCCTGGTACTATAGATAATGATATAGCAGGAACTGATTATACAATAGGTTATGATACTGCATTAAATATAGTTATAGATTTTATATCAAAAATACAAGATACTGCAAAATCACACGAAAGAACTGTATTAGTTGAAGTTATGGGGAGAAACTGTGGAGATATCGCCTTATATGGTGGTATAGCAGCAGCAGCAAATGGAATACTAATACCTGAGGTTGAATGGAAAATAGAAGACTTAGAAAACATTATAAAAGAGAGAAGAAAAAAAGGGAAAAATTATGATGTCATAGTTGTATCGGAAGGCGTAGGTAATACAGAAGATATAGCCAAAGAACTATCTAAAAGAATGCCTGAATTAGATGTTAAAACTGTTGTTTTAGGACATGTTCAAAGAGGTGGTTCACCAACTGCATCAGATAGATTAATTGCAACTAAATTAGGAATTGCAGCAGTAGACATATTAGAAAAAGATGAAGTTGCTGGTGTTATGGTAGGCTTACAAAAAACAGACATAGTTATAAATAAATTATCTTACGCATGGGAAAATTATAGCAAAAAAAATCAAGAATATTACGATATAGCAATGATGTTATCAATATAG